DNA from Drosophila suzukii chromosome 2R, CBGP_Dsuzu_IsoJpt1.0, whole genome shotgun sequence:
GTCCTATGGCTCCTTGGGGATTTACTGACTATGCATTGGCACTGCGGTTCCCTCTACTGACTGGCATATGGTAGTGGCCCCTGCGATTCCGACTCCAAGTACGAGTACGATTCCGATTCTTTGTTGCCACTGCGATTGCTGTTGTTATTTTGGTGCCTCCTACGCAAACGCACACTCACGCGTATACACATACATGTGCAGGTTGCAACTGCAGCATTTACTGCCACCGAATCGCGCTCGTCTCTTTTACTGGCTGTTTTCATTCACATTTTCAGTTCACCCGTGCTGAGGCGATTGTTTAACATTAATTTGGTGCAATTTTAAAATGTGATTTATCTCGCTTTTTCACTTGTTTTTTTCGGACCAGGGCTGCACTAATCAACCAGGGCTGCACTGTCCTCAAGTGGTTGTAAACGATAATTTTTCTGCCTGGCAGTGCCCTATCGTTAGAGAGAGAGCCACAGTGGGCCAAAACAGTTTGACCATCACAGTTCGTTACATTTAAATAATCtctaatttaaataattaagaaattcattactttattttttaaaaaatagaaaattacCTCTGCAAATGCTTTGGTACGATTAAACATATAGattattaaaaacattatttaaaTTCCTGTTCTATGcatgttatttataataaaaatgaatatgtATTTAGCCAATGCTACATCATTAACCATATTATAATCTCTCTTAGTTGGAGAAAATGACTCCCGAATCCATTCCTCTCTCGCCCACTGTGCGTAATGTGAGCGCCGAAGTTTGAGCCAAGTTAACAATTTCATTCAACAACATGCAGTCGGAGCGTTAGAAAGTGCTTCCGGGTAACTGGTACATACGTGCATATTCTAGCGATCGCAAAAGAAAACTTTCGGTTCGGTTGGCTAAAAAGAAAAGTGTCAAGCTGCCCGGTGGGAAAATCCAAATCCTGCACTGGAAAAGCGGTCTTGAACCGGGACAGTAAACTGGAAGTGAGTGTGTGTATCCGTGGTAAATGGTTGACTGCCTCGATTTTCGGTTGTTTTTCGGCAACTCAAAAACCAGCCAGCAAGGTTGACTGAACTTGGTAGTTGGTAGATATGTAAGCCAAACTCCGTCGTGTGCAGTACATGGGTAATGTCgtatgtgtgcgtgtgtgggCCTGTGATTCTTCGGCCTCAGTTACacttttctttttcttctttGGATTATTAATTCCCAACGTGTGAACGTTGGTAGGAGTGCTGGGAAAAGGGCAAAATGAAATCTGCTTAACGGCTAACTCGAGGCATCTTCGTGCCCAGTTCAATTGCCTAACCACGGTTAACACTTACAATGacaaaaagtataagaaattaACATCATTTGATTGAAACATCACTTACCTAAAAGATAAAACATTCAATTCCGAAACAGATTGTCGACCTCGACGTAATAATctataatattttatagttACTGAGGGAAAAATGCATAACTGATTAAAAGTATCACGTTAAACCTTAACTAACTTATCCCAGAATAACTTGGCAAAAACAAATAGATCGactcaatattaaaaaatatgcaaGCTTCGTTTATTCTTCGAAATCTAATAAGTCACGATCCCCATTTTATACATTAGGTATACATCATTTCGGCCATGACCGACAGCTTCTTGGGTATGTTGGCCATATTTTCGAGGTAGCAGGACAGCTCATCGACATTTACTTCGTCAGGGTTTTGAATCGGAGGTTGCGTTCCTTCATAGTGGATAATATTCTCCAGTTTATCGCATTCGCCTATCATGTTTTTAAAGTCATATGCATTTGACAGAGAAACTGTTGGGATCTGACTAAGCTTTTCCTGAGATACCTcttcaacattttttaagtCAACGGTTTTCCGAGAAGCGGAAAGATCTTCGCACTCGTTTATCAGGCCCTTAAATTCGTACACATTACCAGAAACCATCTTCCTGCCCGTAACATTCACCCAGTTGGGTTCCTCCTCATCCTTCTCGATGATCGCGTTTTTATGAACCCAATCTAATCCATCAGCACGAGTTTTTCCATACAGACAGTGAACGCGAGGTTTTCGGAGCAGAAACTTTTGTTTCAAGGGTTGTTTCCTAACTCCTGTATCCTCCAATTGGATGTTGGATCCTATAGATGAGTCCGTTATGGGACCATTGAACTTGCCTCCTTCGATTGGATGGTCTGACATTTTCATCTTACTCAGCTCGAAGGACAACTTCTCTAAAGGCATCTTTACTAGTCTCTATGTTGCCAACAAGGAATGTGTGTCAATGTGTCTGATTTTGTAGATTGGTTTATGTGACCTATATCTGATTATCTTAGATGTGGGATGGGAAAGAATAGGAAGTATTATGAAAAGCCTATTCATACGGTCTTGGATTCCTTTCAGATCGATTCCGGAATTTCCATCGCCAGTCTGATTGAAAGATAACACAGACGAGAATGTCTTCGGATCGGTTTCACAAGTGAGTACATGCAATTAATTTGGTTCTATCTTATCGCCAATGGAATGCACAAGACTAATTAAACCTTTGAATCTCTTTTTTTTCAGGGCCGCTAAAGATGGGCTTTTGGATGTGCTGGCTGCAGCCACACGCAAGGACACGAATGCCAAGGATAGTGATTCAATGACGCCGGTCATGTGGGCAGCTTTCGAGGGTCGTTTGGATGCACTGCGTCTGCTATGCGGAAGGGGGTAGGTAACAGTATTTATGccagttactcgtagagttaaCGGGTATGTTGCATTCGTCGGGTAGTACGTATAATGTAGAAGAAGGCGTTTCCGACACTTTAGAgacgtccgtctgtccgtatgagcgctgagatctcggGAGCTATAAACGCTAGAAGCTGGATTAGAAAAAAGGAATGCAGATTCTAGAGGTTCCAGGGCAGcgctacgcccactcttacgacCAAAACCGCACAAGTTTGTGGCGCCcatattttttaagatttaattccaaattaaattttattttatttgctttatTAATACCTACACACAcgcaaaaaaatgtttatagtGACGTCACACCCAGTAGATAAAAAGTGTAAAATGCTAAAATGTAAAGTagatataaatgttaaaaatccTTGAAGTTTATCGAaggtatttttattttgaacttGGTTAACGGGTAACAGGAAACTCATAGTCGTGGCATTCGACTATAACGTTCCTTCCTGATGTATGTTCTATCCTTTCTGATAAAAATTTT
Protein-coding regions in this window:
- the LOC108018181 gene encoding uncharacterized protein, with product MPLEKLSFELSKMKMSDHPIEGGKFNGPITDSSIGSNIQLEDTGVRKQPLKQKFLLRKPRVHCLYGKTRADGLDWVHKNAIIEKDEEEPNWVNVTGRKMVSGNVYEFKGLINECEDLSASRKTVDLKNVEEVSQEKLSQIPTVSLSNAYDFKNMIGECDKLENIIHYEGTQPPIQNPDEVNVDELSCYLENMANIPKKLSVMAEMMYT